In Pseudomonadota bacterium, the sequence TCGTAAGATTTTGGAGCTTTTTTCAAAATCTTGCATTCTTTTTTGAGCATTATAAAATAATTGAAGTCCATGGGTGTGGGGGTTCATTAAATCTACAATATTAATCTTTTTCTGTAATATCTGAAAAAAAGACGCGCCGCTTCCTACTCTTCTCTCGAGAGACTCCAAATAATTATAAAAGACATTATATGTATGGATAGAAGCAATATAAAGTCTTTCTTTTTCGTGTATATCTGTCGTGACATCTCTCATGAGAGTTAAGAGATTAACACGCGTGTTACATATTCCTTCTGCAAGTTCTAGAATGCACTGGACATCAATTCCTTCAATGCTCTCCATCCTGCGGTCACCAAGGTGATATCTTTTAATTGCAGCATTTTTGCTCTCTTGAAACTCTTTTTCTTGCCGTGTTATCGGAACATTTCTTTCATCGACGAGAGATCCAAGTGTTAAGTCTCCGTCTGTTAAAAAAGGAGCTTCAAATAAAACAAATTCAGTCCCATTTTTAAAAGACATCTTTAAAGGGGCTTCTAACTTAGCCAAGCACCCTTTAATAAAGGTTACAAATGAGCCAAGTGTCATTTCTTTATTCAAAAGTCTTGCTTTGGATGTGGTAGCGGCTTTTACAAGTGTTGGAAACCTTTTCTCTAAAAGGTCAGAATATCCATTTTCAAAAGTATCATATTGATAGGTATTTAGAGCCCTTTGTGGAAGAGCTGAAGCATCTGGCTCCTTTTCTTCCATTGAAAAGCTGTTCTGAGCGCCCAAACACAAAAGAAGCGCTATACCTGAGGCTTTTAAGTAAAATTTTTTCATAATACATCTCATTTTCTAAAATTTAAATATTGCGTGGAAAACCTTTTCTTCAAACTGAAAAATACGACCCTTAAAAAATTAAAATGGAGCGTTAAGCATGCTCCTTCTCTTAATTTTTATTCTCCATTACACGGCGAACTTCATCATTCACAACGCGTTTAAAAGCCTGAATACGTCTTCGGGCTTCAAGAATTTGAGACCGCAAATACTGGGGAACAGTGTGGCGCCATTTTGCAAATGTAAACGAGCCCCCTTGAAGTTCAAATTCTTCAAAATTAAAGTTAATAACAAGGGGCGTACCATCGGGAAGTTCAATCATTTCAAATGTTGGAAGAGCCGCTTTAACATGAGAGCCTCTTTGGCTTATTTTACATCCAAAACTTTCATAATAAGCCCGCAATTCATCCCGTGTAAAATTCCAAGAATTTGTTTCCATTTCATGTTCAAGACGTCTTTGAAGGGTGGTCAAACCTTCTTGAATATCAAGATCAAAGGGAATGTAACCTTCTTTTTCTTGCTCAATAGAAAAATCTTCATCCGCTGCGGCAGCAGCTGCTGCTCTTTGATAAACCACAGGTTCTTTTTGTTGACGTTGCTGAGCTTCAATCCGTTTCTTTTCTTGTTCCTTTCTTTCTAAACTCAGCCGATGTCTTTTTTCTCTCTCTTCTTTCGTCTCTTTGGGGCTCTCTGTATCAAATACTGAACCTGAGAACCCCGAAAGCTGAGCAGAAGTGGCAAGAGTGCTCAAGATTTCTGGTGTCTTTTCAGAAGACTCTGGTGTTTTTTCAGAAGTGACCTGAGAGCGATAACTTAAAGAATTAGCTGCCTGAGCAGTGCGCACAGCTTCCTTAATAATGGCCATTCTTTTTTCTTCTCTTTGTTTTTTCCTTTCCAAACGCTCTTTTCTCAATTGCTCCGTTCCTTCAATTGCAGACTCCCATATCTTTAAAAAGTCTTCAGGAAATCCTTGCAAGGCTCTTAGAACAGATCGTTTTATATCCATCTCTTTGGAAAAACCACCCAAGTCAACACCTTCATAAGCTTCCTTCAAGGCATCTATATGATTTATTCCTTGTTCAAATTGACCGGAGGCAGTAAAAAAACCAACCAACAAATTTGTCATGTCCATAAGTTCATCTGTTCGTCCCAAAAGATCTTTTTTGTATTGTCGATAAAATGCCTTCACGTCTGGGAGAGATAAAAAGGAGTTTCCTCTCCTATCGAGAATCTTATTTTCGAGAGCAATAATTTGTCTTTGAACATTGCTCATTTCTTGAGATGACAATCGAGCAGTTTCGTGCATAGATTTCCTTAAAAAGGCCATGAATTCTCGATGATCAGAAAAAATGACATCTTGAGATTTGTTTTCTTCAAATTTTTTTAAAGCATCAAGTAAACGTTTGGCTTCTTGTGTTCGAGCAGAGCCCCTCTGTACGACAGAAGCTTTTTTAACTTTTAATTCATGAAGCTGCGCTCTGTTTTTAGCATAAAGCGCTTGTTCTCCAGCTTCTTTAAGCTGATCATTATATTTTTCAGCTTTTCCATAAGAACATGCTGCTTTTACAGGATCAACTGCCAAATAATTCCCATACTCAACAATGGCTAAAGTATAAAGTCCATCTAACAGTGTTCTTCTTGACCCAATAATAACTGGATTTTCAGGAAAGATCTTTAGAAGTTCCTGCGTTACCGTCAAATGAAGTGACAGATACTCACCTTGTATGCCGACCGTTTCAATATACTTTTCGTTTTCATTATGGAGTAAATACACCTCCTTTAAACTTTCAAAAAGAGGTGTAAGCGCGCAATAAGCATCAAAATGTGTTCTTAAAAAGAGGATATGATTTTGAGGAAGTCTTACTTTACCTCTAAAGTTATTAAGATAAACAAGAAATCTTTTATAGACATCCACACACTCCGTTAAACATGCTTCTGTTTGTTCCGATCCACTTCGTAGACTTTCGCGTGTTTTTAATAAAGAAACTCTTGTATTACACACCTTTTCCGAAATACGAATTAAATCTGCAACTGAAATGCCTTTTAGAGGCGAAGGGGGTGTAAGTATAGGAGCACCGGATGCAACAAAAGCAGCTGCCGTCTTTTCTTTTTCTTTTTTTATAAGATTTCTTTCACGCGTGTGGGGACGTTTATCCTTAACTTCCAATGGAGCAGAAAGGCCTATCCCCTCTTCCGTGCCTTGCGACATTATTACTAAAAATGTCGCCGTATCCTCTATAAAAAGAGTAAAAGGCAATCCGACATTCTTTAAAAACTCCTCACAAAGGTTCAGAATTCTATCTTTTGGAAGTTGACCTCTAAGCTTATTAATGTTTAAAAGTTGTGGAAGCTTTTTATCCATAAGGTCAAAATAAGCCTCTGCACTATACGTTGGAAATTTATAATGATGATGTAATTCTAATTCTTTAGGAAGAGCCACATGGGTTTGACCATTCCCTCTGACGATGGTATATAGAACATATCCAACATCCGCAGAATCTCCCTCTCTTGAAGGACTCACAGTGCGCAGTGAAGCTGTTTTATCTTGAGATTCTCCCTCTTCATTTTCCATTGAAAAAATAGGCTGAGTCGTCAAACACAAAAGAAGAGCCAAGGTTGAAACACTTGAAAAAAATTGACGCATAGAAATGACCCTTTAAAATATAAGATTTAAGATGATTAGATTCTCGCTCTAATTCTCCTTAAAACATAAGTATAACTTCCTTAAAAAACAAGTCCTTGTCTAAATTTTTATTTCCAAATTTTTAATTTGTTTATTTTCAACATGTTGAACATCAAATCCTGCAATGATCTGTTCAAACATCTGATGCCAATTGAGCTGAGCTGAGAGTCTCATAAAAAGAGATCCAAGTCCAACAGCAGCTCTATCCATAAAAACAAATTCACGGGGCGGTGCAACCCCCCCAGCCTCTCGAAGAGCTTTATGGACAATACCTGCAATTTCTTTTCCTGCTTGAGGCGAACTTGCCTCTTGAAGAGACATGACCCGGTCTTGAAGAAGCGGACCATATAAAAAACGTGCCCAAAGCGTTAATGCCTCAATAACAGGCTTTTGGAGATTTTTAAATCCCCACCTTTCATATGCAAAAATCATCAATTCTTCATCATTTATTAAAAGAGCACGATAAAGATCAAGAACGCCTTGAATAAAATTTGGATGAAAACGACGCACACACCCAAAATCAAAAAGGATGATGGTTCCATCATCTTGACCTCGGTAATTTCCTGGATGGGGGTCGCCATGGAGGAATCCATCGTGATAAAAAGGAACATACCAAGCTTCAAATAAATTTTTTGCCAATTTATTTTTAAGATTTTGAGAGGCATCTTTAAATTCTAAAAGGGGCTTCCCCTCTTCCCAAGATAAGGCTAAAAGCCTTGTGGTGCTAAGTTCGGGAATAACATCTGGGATTCGAACATCTTTAAAATCCTTTAAGCTTTTCCGAAAAATATGCATATGAAAAGCTTCTTTTTTATAATTAAGCTCCTCTAAAAGGTGTTCTTTAATTTCTTCATAAATTTCTCCTGTTTCAAGACCTTTGGAAAATCGGCTATAAAGAGAAAAAATAACTTTAAATTGGGCAAGATCAGCCTCAATAACCCCTTTCATGTTTGGATATTGAAGCTTTAAAGCAAGCGGCCGTCCTCTTTGATCACGCGCATAGTGAACTTGTCCCAAAGATGCTGCAAATCGCGCCTGTTTTTCAAAATACTGAAAATGAGTCTCCCATAAAGGTCCAAGTTCACTTGTCATTCTTCTTTTGACAAAGGGCCATCCCATGGAAGGCGCTTCAGATTGAAGTTGCCTGAGCTTTTCGGCGTATTCTTCTGGAAGGATTTCAGGAACGGTTCCAAGAATTTGAGCGATTTTCATAAGCGGGCCCTTGAGGTTTCCAAGAATCGCCGTTATTTGTTCCGCATGATGCTGAGAATCAATGTTGACGCCCATTGTTTTTAAAAGAAACGTTGGAAAAAGAGAGGCGCCACTTAAAGAAATATGTCCATAGCGTTTAAAGCGCTGCACCAAAGAAGAATTCTCATTCTCCATTTACAAGATCCTCAAGAGCTTTGATGAGCTCTTCAATATAAGAAAGCCCTAAACTCCAAAAATCAGGATCCTTTGGATTGAGATTAAAGGGTTTTAAAAGCTCATCATAGGGCTTACTTCCGCCTGCTTTTAACAGATCAAGATATTTCTCAGAAAATCCTTCCGTATTTTTCTCATAAAGCCGATAAAGAGAATTCACCAAACAATCCCCAACAGCATAGGCATAAACATAAAAAGGACTATGAATGAAATGAGAAATATAGGTCCAATAAATATGATAGCTTTCATCAAGGTTAAAAGCAGGCCCCAAGGCTTCTTTCTGGGTTGTCATCCAAATTTGTCCAAAATCAGAAAGACTCAGTTCTTTCTCTTGACGCACTGCATGAACGCGCTTTTCAAAGGTATAAAATGCAATTTGTCTCACAACCGTATTCAACATATCTTCAATTTTTTGAGACAGAAGATATTTCTTTTGAAGAGGATCTTTAAGACGTTTTAACATCTTTTGAAACGTCAGCATCTCGCCAAAGACACTTGCTGTTTCAGCAACCGTTAACGGCGTATCACTTAAAAAATATCCTTTTGAATGTGCAAGAATTTGATGAATGCCATGCCCAAGCTCGTGGGCTAGCGTCATAACATCCCGTCCTTTCCCATAAAAATTCATCAAAATATAAGGATGAACTTTTGGAACCGTAGGATGAGAATAAGCACCACTGTCTTTTCCAGGATAAAGGGCTGCGTCAATCCAACCGTTCTCAAAAAAAGAATTTCCAATCTCAGCCATTTGAGGAGAAAAATCCTGATAAGCTTCCAAAACAAGATCTTTCGCTTCCTTCCAGCTGTACTCATTTTCTTCTGCACCATAAAAAAGAGGGGCATTGCGATCCCAATACTCAAGCTTTTCGAGTCCAAGAACCTTGGCTTTAAGCGCATAATATCGATGGGAAAGTTTTGGATATGCTTTTATAACGGCTTTTGAGAGGGCTTCAACACTTTCTTCTTCAATTTGATTGTTCAAATGCCTGCTCATTTGAGGATTTGGATAGCGCCGCCATTTATCTTCAATCCCTTTTTCTTTCATAAGCGTATTATATATAAGCGCGAAAAGGGACCCTTTTTCTTCCAAGGCTTGACTTAAAGACTTTGCAATGAGTTTACGTGTTTGTGAATTTGGTGACGAAAATAAATTGAGCGCATCCGATAAATTCAATGCCTTCCCTTCAAAAGCAATCTTAAGAGAGCCCAACGTTTCATCAAAAAGGCGTACCCATGCTTGAGAAGCCGGAATTGAAAGCTCAAGAAAAACTTTCTCAAGCTCATCCGATAAGGCATGGTCTTTAAAAAGACGGATGGCTTGAATCCAAGGTAAATAAGGGAAGTTACAATTTCTAAACTTACCTTGAAGCGTCTCTTCATCCAATCGATTGATTTCGAGTGTAAAAAATAAAAGATCTGCTGAGAGTGTTGTCACACGCTCTTCAACACTCTGAAAAAAACCAATAACCGCTTCATCTTGCGTATGGGTTGAAAAAAGAAGGTAGGCAAAAGCCTGTATTTTTCCAAGCTTTTCTTGAATCTTTTCGAAAAGAGTAATCGCTTTTAAAAACTTTTCTTGTGAAAGAGAGGCAACCTTTCCTGAATACGTTGCTTTAAACGTTTGAATATCTGCGTCAATTTCCAAAAATTCTTTCTCAAGAACAGGATCATCCACCCCTTTATATAAATCAGAAAGATTCCAACGCGGTAAATCAACAGCCATTCTAAATAATCTCCATCTTTTAAATTTTTTTTCCTGTCTTTCTAAGGGAAAGTAATTATAAAAAAAATTACGTTCCCAAACTATGAAATATTCCCTCTTTAAAATCAATGTTTCCTTTTAAAAAATCTTATTAATAAAGTAAAAACCATACCTTTTCGAAAATACTGCTCTTTTTGATTTTCTCTTCCATATAAAACAGCTGAACAATAGACTTTTTTACTCATAAAGGAGGCTACTATAAAATAAATAAAAAAATAATAACAAGGAGAAAACAAATGAAAAAGTCTAATATTATTCTTATAACATTCGTCGGAAGTATCATCTTTCCTTTCTCCGCCTTCGTAATACAAAACACCTATGCAATACAAGAGATTCAGCAACGAGCTAGTGAAAAAGAAGAAGACCACAAAGAAGTTCAGGGCTATGAAGAAAACCTAATAGAAGCACTAGTGGGATGGGACACTAAGGATAAATAAATAACAACAAGGAGGCCTGGAGGTAAATCAAAGTTCTCCATTTGGTCTAAGACAACAAATTAAGGTTTTTAATTTTAAAAACGTTGTGTTATTGCCTGAAATCCTAATCCGTGCTGCTTTAACATCCGGTGTTATGAAGTCTTTTAGACAAATCTAATGGGATGAATTGCGTAGACTTAGCAACTTGATAAAAGCAGAATTTTCTTAATTTCTGACTTCTATTGTCCGAATTTCAAATAAAAAACCTGAGATAGGCTAAGAGAAGACGATGTCTCTTAACCTCTTTCAATCTGGGTAAAAAATTATACTAACGCGCTCTGGAAAAAAGTCTTGTATTTTCCATTATTTTCTTTAAAGGCCTTGAAATTTAACGTATATATATTTTATTAAAATTATCAAAATTTTGTAACTATTATGACTTAAAATATAGAAAATATTTAAAATGATATAGCGTGTTATTAGAAAATTGTCCTGTGTGTCTTTTACAAACCTAACCATATGTTTTTTAGCAACCGGTTTTTTTATAAATGGAAAAACTGATGGAATGGAGTCCTGTGGACAGCATGAAGATTTTGAAAAGCCTTTTTTAAGGCAGCCTTCAAAAAAAAGCCTTCTTCCCCAAGAAGCTCATATTTTTCAAGCTTTAAAGGCAGCTTTGCCAAGCTCTTTTTCTTTCGATAATTTTGATATAAAAAGATACGCTTCTCAATTTGAACCTTTCATGACATCGGCGGGAGTTTCATTTTATCATATGGGGTTTTATCAGGTAAACTCAATAGATGATAAATGGGTATTTGCAAATGGCTTCTTTCCACCATTAGACTCTTTTTTTCATCCTAAACCCACACCAACAGGTTTTTCTTTTTTTATTCCTCCCCTCTCGAGCTAAGGTTACAACTTTATCGAGAATCCTCTTCATAATGTCTCTTTTTCTGAATTGGCACCAAAACCATCTACGCCGTCATTTCCGCTATCATTTCCCTCCCAAAACCATTCAAAGCCCTCTTCCTTATCAAACACAACTCCTGTCCCCCTTCTTTATGGAAATCCTTTGAACCCACGCGAAAATCATATATATCAAGCATTATTGAAAGGAGGGCTCATCACTAATCGAGGCGTTGGAACGATGTCTCCAAGCCGATGTTCTCAATTGTTCTCGGACAGTCACGCACTTGGGATTTTTTCTTATTGTTTTATAGGTGACCCAACCATTCATATCATTTATAACCCAAATGCTCATAATTGGCTTCTTATGGGAACAACACTTGAAATAGTACCAAGACACATAAAAACCACAGGGCCTTTAGGGCCTGAAATCCGCATCGCAATGGTAGAATCCCCACCATCAACAATCTATGTAAAAAATGTCAAAGACCTTGACGGAAATGAACATCTTAAATTTATACGCGATTATTCCTTCCCACAACTTCAAGATCTTACTTTAAAAGAAAGGCACATTTTTTCTGCTCTTCAAAAGGTAGGGTTTGGATTAGATGGAAATTTTTATGGGATGTCTTTTCGGTGTCTTGCGGATTATTTTATTGATATCTACTCTAACGATACTTATCTTCTCTATAAAGATCCTTCTATTCATATTTTTGAAACATCACCTCAACAATGGAACGTTATGAAATATAAAGAGAATGGTCATTATGAACCTATTATAGACATTAAACCCGATCTTGAAGCAGGAGGACTTCTTTTCTTGTCTTAAAATGCTGAAAAGAATAAAAAAACTATAAGACACATTAGGCTCGAGGCTTTTCAGAACAAAATAATCCTCAAGTGGTTTCCCAATTTTCCCTCGTCATTTTGATAGAGCTATGGAAAATAACAAAGTATCTTTAGAAAAAAGTTATCCTTTGCCTAAAGGACTCTTTTTCTGTCCTGGTTGTTTTAAAGTATCTTAAAAATATTTTCAAAATTCTTTTTTTCGATATTTTTCCAATTGTGATTCTAAAAGGGATACGGTAGGTTAATCGTCATTCTTTTTGACGATCATCTTATGGAAAAAATTATGTCAACCACATCTTCTGTTACAAAAGACACTGTTTTAAAAATTGCCAAACTTGCACGCATTGAGATTTCTGAAAAAGAAGTCCCTCTTCTTGTTCAAGAATTGGACGGAATTCTTCACTGGATTGATCGCTTGAATCAAGTGGATACAACGACGACACCTCCCCTCTCAACGCCCCTTCAAGAACTCCATACCTCGCAACCTCTGCGTCCAGATCATGTCACAGATGGAAATATTGTCGAAAAAATTCTCTCGAATGCACCGGAAGTTGTTTTAAATATGTTTGTTGTTCCCAAAGTTGTTGAATAAGGAGAAAAAAACCATGTCAAACACCCTCTTGACCTATTCAGCATGCGACCTTCTGAATCTTTTGAAAAAACGAGATATATCGGCCCTTGAAGTTTGTGAAAGTTATATTTCTCAAATGGAAAAAATCAGGCCTCTGAATGCTTTTGTAACGGAAACTTCTGATGTTGCACGCCAAAATGCGCTTGAATCTGACAAACGCTATAAAAGTTCCTCTTCGCTGCCTCTCGATGGACTGCCCTTTGCCCATAAAGATCTTTTTGCCACGGAAGGCATTTTAACATCTGCTTCCTCAAAAATTCTTTCAAACTTCATCCCTCCCTATGAATCGACTGTTTCTCAAAAACTTAAAAAGAACGGGATTGTTTTAATGGGAAAGACAAACATGGATGAATTTGCCATGGGATCTTCAACGATAACCAGCCATTATGGCCCTTCTTTGAATCCTTGGGTGTCTCCAAGCTTTCCAAGTACGCCTCTTGTTCCAGGAGGATCTTCAGGAGGATCCACAGCCGCCGTTGCAGCCTTTGCAGCCATTGCTTCAACGGGAACAGATACGGGAGGATCGATTCGTCAACCTGCAAGTTACTGTGGCCTTGTTGGTATAAAGCCCAGCTATGGACGATGCTCACGGTATGGCATTGTGGCTTTTGCATCTTCCTTAGACCAAGCCGGCGTCCATACGCGATGTGTCAAAGATGCCGCTCTTTTTCTTCAATATATGGCAGGACATGATTCCAAGGACTCAACATCAGCGAAGGTTGATGTTCCAGCCTATATAGAAACTATCACAGGAGATATAAAAGGAAAACGTATTGGTATTCCTAAAGAATATCGTCCTCAAGGTCTTTCTGAGGATATTGCGCGACTTTGGGATAAAGGCATTGCACTTCTCAAAGAACGTGGCGCCATCATTGAAGAGATTTCTCTTCCGCATACAGATCTTGCGCTTCCAACTTATTATATCTTGGCCCCAGCAGAAGCGTCTTCTAATCTCGCACGGTATGACGGCGTGCGATTTGGTGTTCGGAATGAGCATCCTGGAGACACTTTAAATGATCTTTATGAACATACCCGGGGCTCAGGATTTGGAGCAGAAGTTAAAAGACGTATTTTCCTTGGAACATATGTTCTTTCCACAGGATTTTATGATGCTTATTTCTTAAAAGCTCAAAAAGTCCGCTTTTTAATTGCAGAAGACTTTAAAAAAGCATTTGAAAGTGGCATTGATTTTATCCTTACCCCCACAACCCCCAGTGGTGCATTTTCTGTGGAAAATCCACCCAAAGATCCAATTGAAATGTATTTGAACGATGTCTTTACCGTTCCCTCTTCTCTTGCAGGCCTACCCGCCATCTCAGTTCCTGCAGGCCTTTCAGAAAAAGGGCTGCCTCTTGGCTTGCAATTGATCGCGCCTGCCTTTCAGGAAAGCGCCCTCTTAAATGTGGCCTATGCCCTTGAAGACGCCCTTGAATTTAAAGGGTTGACGCCTGAAACTATTTTTCTTCCCAATTCTTAAAAGGATTCATCATGCCTCACGATCCCTCCTCTTCTCTCATCGAAGGTCGCACAGGACTTTGGGAAATTGTCATTGGCCTTGAAGTTCATGCCCAAGTCACCTCTCAGTCAAAACTTTTTTCTGGAGCATCAACAGCTTTTGCAGGAGAACCCAATACACAAGTCTCCCTCGTTGATGCAGCCTTTCCAGGCATGCTTCCCGTTTTAAACCAATATTGTGTTGAACAAGCTGTCAAAACAGGGCTTGGGATTAATGCAACCATAAATCTTATCTCTCAATTTGATCGCAAGAACTATTTTTATGCTGACCTTCCTTCAGGTTATCAAATTTCTCAGCTTTATCACCCCATTGTGGGAAAAGGCTATCTCGATATTGATCTTGAAGATGGTCGTCAAAAACGTATTCATATTACACGTCTTCATCTTGAGCAAGATGCTGGCAAAAGCTTCCATGATCAACATCCTAAAAAGTCATATATCGATTTAAATCGATGTGGGGTTGCATTGATGGAAATTGTTTCAGAACCTGATCTTCGAAGTGCGGAAGAAACAATTTGTTATCTTAAAAAATTACGCATGATTCTTCAATATTTGAAAACCTGTGACGGCAATATGGATGAAGGAAGCATGCGTGCTGACATTAATGTTTCTGTCAGAAAACCAGGTGCTGAATTTGGGACACGTGCTGAGATTAAAAATGTAAACTCTTTTCGATTTATTCAACAAGCCATTGACTATGAAGCCCACCGTCAGATCGAAATCCTTGAAGAAGGTGGATCTATTGCTCAAGAAACGCGCCTTTACGATCCCACAAAAGGAGAAACACGATCCATGCGTGGAAAAGAAGATGCACATGATTATCGTTATTTTCCAGATCCAGATCTTCTTCCTCTTGTTCTTGATAAGAATTGGATAGAATCTCTTCAAAAAACGCTTCCAGAACTTCCAGATGCGAAAAAAAAGCGCTTCATTGACACCTATGCTTTAACGTCTTATGAAGCAGACGTTCTTGTTGCAGAAGAAGCTCTGGCTCATTTTTATGAAGATGGGATTTCCTTTCTTAAAAACAAACAAACAGGATCTAAGCTTCTCGCCACCTGGATGATGGGTGATTTTTTTGCAGCTTTAAATCGAGAGAATAAGACGATTGCAGAGTCTCCTGTTACCTCTGCACATTTGGCTGAGCTTGTCAATCTTATCAATGACGATACGATTTCTGGAAAAATTGCAAAGGATGTCTTTATAACGCTTTGGGAAACTCAAAAATCTCCCTCTTCCATTGTGGAAGAAAAAGGCCTTCTCCAAATTACAGACTCTGCAGCTATTGAAGAAGTTATTAAACGTGTCTTAGCCGAAAATATGTCCATGGTTCAGGAGTATAAAAATGGAAAAGATAAACTCTTTGGTTTTTTTGTGGGACAAGTCATGAAACACATGCAAGGAAAAGCAAAGCCTGAAATGGTGAATGATCTTTTAAAACAGGCTTTAAGGTCCTAAAGGTCCTTATTTTAGTCTTTGAGATAATCCTCTCTCCCCTCAAAGACGAGAAGATGTCAAAGACACCAAAGGACGACAAAATTAAGATTGATGTTTTATATGAAGATCATAACATTGGGCTGCCACAGAAGAAGATAATTGTGCGATTTGCGATGCAAATTCCAGCCATCAACAAACATTTCAAAAATACCTCTGAGTCCGAAAAATTGGCAGAAAAATCAGTTATTTCCATTTTGGAAACACCTGCCGAAAACGAGAAGAACGACGCCAAAAAATGATATAATCTCGATGCAATTATTGGCGTTGGATATAAGATTAACTCAAAACACGCTCCTGATTTCAGAATTTAGGTCATAAAGTAAAAAAGATAATTTTCAAAAAAGTATTGACTTTTAAAAAATCTTGTTTAGACTTCATATCATCTGTAGGTATTTTTTAGGAAAAATGAAGTTCATAGAGAAATCTGAAAGCATTTTGCCTTGAAGATTTCATCAACGTTTAAGTAAACACTCATATTTTATTTTATATAAATAAAGTAATAAGGACTTTTTTTCTTTAAAAATAAAGATTTTTAAATTTAGGAGAAATTTTATGGCAAAGTATTTCTCGAAACTTATTCATTTTTTGGTTCTTATCGCTTATTGTCATCTCATTACGAACCCACTTTGGGGCATGCGTGAAGATCAAGCAGATTATACCATTCGGATGACACGACATGTCTCACGCCAAAAAACTTCTTTGGAAGGCAATCTTCATATTGATGTTACTTTAAAAGATCCAGGATATGCCTATGAAGGTGAAGATGCCTTTAGAGTCGTCATTCCTCTTTTTTATGGCTCTCACAAAGAGAAAACAACGACGCTTCAAGATGCATTTAGAAAAGTTATCGATCCAAAAACCTTAACTTCCGCAGAAAATGCTTTTATAGGAAGATTTCCAGCTCTTAAAGCTTTTTCTTACAATGGGTCAGGCTCTTTAAAAATAACAGGAC encodes:
- the gatA gene encoding Asp-tRNA(Asn)/Glu-tRNA(Gln) amidotransferase subunit GatA, encoding MSNTLLTYSACDLLNLLKKRDISALEVCESYISQMEKIRPLNAFVTETSDVARQNALESDKRYKSSSSLPLDGLPFAHKDLFATEGILTSASSKILSNFIPPYESTVSQKLKKNGIVLMGKTNMDEFAMGSSTITSHYGPSLNPWVSPSFPSTPLVPGGSSGGSTAAVAAFAAIASTGTDTGGSIRQPASYCGLVGIKPSYGRCSRYGIVAFASSLDQAGVHTRCVKDAALFLQYMAGHDSKDSTSAKVDVPAYIETITGDIKGKRIGIPKEYRPQGLSEDIARLWDKGIALLKERGAIIEEISLPHTDLALPTYYILAPAEASSNLARYDGVRFGVRNEHPGDTLNDLYEHTRGSGFGAEVKRRIFLGTYVLSTGFYDAYFLKAQKVRFLIAEDFKKAFESGIDFILTPTTPSGAFSVENPPKDPIEMYLNDVFTVPSSLAGLPAISVPAGLSEKGLPLGLQLIAPAFQESALLNVAYALEDALEFKGLTPETIFLPNS
- the gatB gene encoding Asp-tRNA(Asn)/Glu-tRNA(Gln) amidotransferase subunit GatB — encoded protein: MPHDPSSSLIEGRTGLWEIVIGLEVHAQVTSQSKLFSGASTAFAGEPNTQVSLVDAAFPGMLPVLNQYCVEQAVKTGLGINATINLISQFDRKNYFYADLPSGYQISQLYHPIVGKGYLDIDLEDGRQKRIHITRLHLEQDAGKSFHDQHPKKSYIDLNRCGVALMEIVSEPDLRSAEETICYLKKLRMILQYLKTCDGNMDEGSMRADINVSVRKPGAEFGTRAEIKNVNSFRFIQQAIDYEAHRQIEILEEGGSIAQETRLYDPTKGETRSMRGKEDAHDYRYFPDPDLLPLVLDKNWIESLQKTLPELPDAKKKRFIDTYALTSYEADVLVAEEALAHFYEDGISFLKNKQTGSKLLATWMMGDFFAALNRENKTIAESPVTSAHLAELVNLINDDTISGKIAKDVFITLWETQKSPSSIVEEKGLLQITDSAAIEEVIKRVLAENMSMVQEYKNGKDKLFGFFVGQVMKHMQGKAKPEMVNDLLKQALRS